In Leopardus geoffroyi isolate Oge1 chromosome D1, O.geoffroyi_Oge1_pat1.0, whole genome shotgun sequence, the genomic stretch TGAAGTGTTGTTTTATATCCTGTTGtatatttaagaataaacttttgtttaaaaaaaaaaaaaaaagcctgaggtCTTTCATACCTATTTAAGCATTTTTGTGTTAGTCCTTTCTAAGCGAAAGACAGCTGCAAAGTTAAACTTCCTGCCATAATAATATTTGGAGTTCAACATTTCATGGCAGGCAGGACAGTAAGTCCTgctgtgtatacatttttatacttGTTTCACCCTTGTATATTCTCTCTGGTCCTAGCTGAGCCCAAAGGGTGGGCTTTTCCAGTTGTCAGCATTTTACTCTCTATGGTTGCATTGGGTTGCTTTGGGGTATCAGCTCCTGGTGCTTACGCATCTGTTTCCTGCTGTCTGTTCCTCAGGGACACTATGTGGCGCATCTTTACTGGATCATTGCTAGTGGAGGAGAAGTCAAGTGCCCTTCTGCATGACCTTCGAGAGATTGAGGCCTGGATCTATCGATTGCTGCGCTCCCCAGTGCCTGTTTCTGGGCAGAAGCGAGTAGACATTGAAGTCCTACCCCAGGAGCTCCAACAAGCTCTGACCTTTGCTCTTCCAGACCCTTCTCGATTCACCCTAGTGGATTTCCCACTGCACCTTCCCTTGGAACTTCTGGGTGTGGATGCCTGTCTTCAGGTGCTAACCTGCATCCTGTTAGAGCACAAGGTGAGAGAGCCAGCTTTTTAGATCTTTAAGGACAGGGACTacatcttcttcatctttttgtcTCTAGGAGGTAACATGGTGCCAGGTATACGGCAGTACTCAGTAGATGTGGGTTGAATTAAGTGGGATGTGTTCAGAGGGTTTGCCACTCAGGTGAATTATCCTTAGCTAGACTGAACTAATTCTCTGGAAGTATCAGTAGTTCTAGTCTAATGAGTGGTCCTGGCATTGGGCGAACAAGAGCCAGAAAAGTAAGGCATGAGGCAGGGATAATTGTGGAAGCCATGCTCATGGAGCCCTACACATggtgaaatggaaattaaattgtAGCATTGGAAACTTTCCCCATAAACCTTATTTAGGCTGTTGGATGATCCTTATGGTATGGCTTGTGGCAGGTGGTGCTACAGTCCCGAGACTACAATGCCCTTTCCATGTCTGTGATGGCGTTTGTGGCGATGATCTACCCATTGGAGTATATGTTTCCTGTAATCCCACTGTTGCCCACCTGCATGGCATCGGCAGAACAGGTGAGTTTCAGGTGTTTTCTGGCTCTGTCACCTTTGTCTTCCAACTCTGGCCAGCTCTGAGGGAGAACGCCTGATGCCAAGAAGTTGTAAATCAGTACTGGTCTTCAATCCTTTACTCTAACTTCTTTGTCTGCAAAACATGACCTAACTTTGAACTGATTTGATGGCAAAACTTGTgttatttgtggtttttatttatcaGAGTAAATGTTAATCATTATAGGTTACTGGCCATGCTCCTGCAGGTGTTacataatatacagaatatacacTGTCGgctttctaaaatctgaaaaattatgAATACTAAAACACACCTAGCCTCAAGAGTTTTGGAAAAGAGATTATGGACCTGCATTTCCTCATCAAGAAAAATCCTCATGTGATAAGTGATCGaaatatgtttagtttttgtttcttaccctcttattttttttctacagctACTGTTGGCTCCAACTCCGTACATCATTGGGGTCCCTGCCAGCTTCTTCCTCTACAAACTGGACTTCAAAATGCCTGATGATGTATGGCTGGTGGATCTGGACAGCAATAGGGTAAGGTTCTTGGCTGAGATATTATAGAGTCCAGAATAGGATTGTGTTCTGTTTTTCTAGATTATTCCCAAGAAGGTCCTCAGTTGGTGGGTGATTTGTCTTGTGTGACTCAttgataccattttttttaatgcttagctTTTACTTTATTGGATAATAGGCCCTTGGTTAAGACCCAAACGAGTACAAGATTTAGTTTTGCCAGAATGAAGTGCTCCCCCGCATCTAGAAGCAGTAGGCAGTTGTGGTTGTGGGACCACTGCCTATGGTGtaggtcatctcatggttttcCTGGATATGGTTTCTAGTAAGACAGTGCCTTTCAGGCTTAAAATGTACAGTAATATTCTGTAGTGTGAATATACTCAAATTTCAGCAGGAAGCCCTTATATCTGTTTATagtaaaagtttagaaaatacaaataagtgtaaagaaataaataaaaaccaggggcatctgagtggctgtcgggtaagggtccaactcttgattttggctcaggtgatgatctcatggttcatgggtttgagccctgctttgggcttcaTGCTAAcattgtggagtctgcttggaatattctctctctctctttctctctctctctgactcttcccctcccacacgtgcacactcgctctctcaaaataaactttgaaaaaaaaaaaaaagaaaaaccatagtCCTATTGTCTGGACGTAGTCTCCAGTAACATTGAGGTATATTTCTTTtcaggtgtgtatgtatatcacaGCCGTGTATATGTGTGCCCCTAATACAcgtgtatatgtaatatatttgtaTGCATAATATACATGTtcacatatatgtgaaaatactGTGTATACAACTTCCACTTAACCCTTACGTAAGAGTAACTCCTGAGCGATTAATTCTAAGGTCgtgccttttgtcttttttctggtGCAGGTGATTGCCCCCACCAATGCAGAAGTGCTACCAATCCTGCCAGAACCGGAATCATTGGAGCTGAAAAAGCATCTGAAGCAGGTGAgtgaagaatgaagaggaagaggagcgGTAGCTACTCCCGGGTGGCTGCAGAGGCTGTAGCTGTTGTGAGAGCCCGTTTCCCTTCGGACCTCAGGTGGAATAGGTTTTCTTAGCCTCGGGTGGGCTTAAGAAGAGGTGTATCACATTTCTGGGTGGCAGGATGACTCTCAAAAAGGCTATTAGATATCTTCTAATTCATTGTATGCCTCCCACCCTCTAATACTTAGAAtgctatacatacatacatatatatatatataaaaaccttcattttctgtttcttgtcacGTGTACCATTCTTTGTGGCTTAGAGTGTTCTCTCAGTCCTGTAAGGAAAGAACTAGTTGTTTGGATAGTCTGGctccttttatattttcctcCTGAATTGACCTCTAGGTCCCTGAAGAATGCTTTCTTCAAAAATTCCTCTCTTTGAATAAtctcttaaatacattttttcattgcttttcttcctctcctgcaTGCTGAACACAGTACCTGAAGGTAAAATATGACAAGGCCCCATTCCTTTGCCCTGTTGTATGTGTTATGTAGGTCCACTAGTAGATAGCTCcgtatttatttttaggaatccCTTTGCCCTGTTGTATGTGTTATGTAGAACCACCAGTAGATAGCTCcgtatttatttttaggaatccTTGTTGTCATCTTCAGGGTCTTCAGGAATCTCTGTGTTGTCTTAGTTGCTAAGCAGTACCTCTGCTTGGTGTAAATGGGTCATTTTGTAGCATCCCTCTCATCATCCCTGCTGATGTAATATGGTGTCTTGTTACTGCAGAGTCTGTGAGGATTGCAAGTTGAGAaagttctctgtcttcctttgccGTGTTTTCATTCTTGATGGTTACTTTAGTATGACTAATGAGATGGAGAGATTGATATATAGAATGGTACTTTAAATGTTGGTAGGAGTTAAGATCCTTGGGCTCCTTAATCCTGTGTCCTTCCCCCCGCTACTtgaagtgtggtccatggaccagcagtGTTACTTTGCCTGCGGTTGTTAAAAGTGCAGAATCACCCCAGATATATTGAACCAGAAAAATCTGCACTTTTAACAACATTCCCGATGACTCCAATGCTCATGTATATTTAAGGAAGCCCTGCTGGtctagaccagtggttttcaaactgccCCATGGAGCCTCATAGGGGCTGATTTAGGCTGGTAACACTGAGCACGTGAGGTTCTGGGTTCCTTATGTCCTTCAGAGAAGCTTTACTTTTACGTGTCtcagttgtttatattttcatacagATTTCAACATGTTGttgaaaaagaacatttcatggctaaaataaatttgaaaattattgccCTGGACTTCAGATTTGATCAGGTTGCCTTGAACCAACCTGGCTTAAACTGCAAGGCTACATAATTCAGATCATCTTCTAAAGGTTAAAGTACGGTATTTGGATTCTGATTTCAAAGATTAAGGCTCTTTCCTAGGAGATGAGATTGGTCAGCTGCTCAGGAATCTGCCTTCTATAGGGGATTTCTTGTTGTTCCACAGGCCCTTGCCAGCATGAGTCTCAACACCCAGCCCATCCTCAATCTGGAGAAATTCCATGAAGGCCAAGAGATCCCCCTTCTCTTGGGAAGGCCCTCTAACGACTTGCAGTCCACACCTTCCACTGAATTCAACCCACTCATTTATGGCAATGATGTAGATTCTGTGGATGTCGCAACCAGGTACGACCAAGTCAACTAGACCATCACAGGTGCTTAGATTGGGTTCTGCTCTCTCATTACGTGTATTTGTCACCTTagtaaaagcaaagaagaatTAATTCATCGTACTTTCAGGCGTTTTAGGCCTTGAGTGAAGAAAGAGATTGATGATTCTTTAAGATCCCTTCCCCTTTGATGTTGGAAGCCTGTGAAATGATGACTTGGGGAGGTGGTCTGACACCTTGGATCATAGGAATCCTTCTAGCGCAGGGTGTGGGACTTGAATTATCTCACCATCCCCTTCTTCCCCAGAGTGGCCATGGTCCGCTTCTTCAACTCCCCCAACGTGCTGCAGGGTTTTCAGATGCACACACGTACCCTGCGCCTCTTCCCTCGGCCTGTGGTAGCTTTTCAAGCTGGCTCCTTTCTAGCCTCACGTCCCCGACAGACTCCTTTTGCTGAGAAGCTGGCCAGGACTCAGGCTGTGGAGTACTTTGGCGAATGGGTCCTTAACCCCACCAACTATGCCTTCCAGCGAATTCACAACAGTGAGtccacctgcccctgcctcttTGTCCTCCTGATGGctcttccctttgcttttcccttttctcatcttTGATCTGCCCCTTCCATTCCTATTTTGCTTTAGACGTTTCCCtacctttcttctttgttttgcttgttttttttcctccttgttgctaactctattctttttttctctgtgggtAGATATGTTTGATCCAGCCCTGATTGGTGACAAGCCAAAGTGGTATGCTCATCAGCTGCAGCCTATCCATTATCGAGTCTATGATAGCAATTCCCAGCTGGCGGAGGCACTGAGTGTGCCACCAGAGCGTGACTCTGACTCGGACCCTACTGATGACAGGTGAGCAGCAGCAAAACCGCTTTTTAAGGTCGAGAGGCTCTCGCTAGTCCTTATTGAGCACTATGGCAGAACCTCATAGGACTTAAACATTAGTGTTTGAAGCCTTGATGATATTTTGGTTGATTGTTTTGTGTTAGCTTCCTTATTTTATCTTGTTCCCTGACCTTAagagttttcctctttttttttttaagtttttaattttaattccaatatagttagcatacagtgttatgttagtttcaggtgtacaatacggTGATCCAGCAATTCTCACATTAGCCAGTGCTCATCATCATAAGTGTAGTCTTTAatcccatcacttatttcattcgtccccccatccacctcccctccagtagcCAAGTGTGCTCtatattgttaagagtctctttcttggtttgtctctctcttttttcttttgttcgattactttgtttcttgaattccacatataagtgaaatcatatggtatttgtctttctctgcttagcaaaatacactctagctccatccatgttgttgcaaatggcaagatttcattcttttttatgactgaataatagtccagggtgtgtgtgtgtgtgtgtgtgtgtgtgtgtgtgtgtgtgtgtatgtgtgtgtatgagaatgctccccttttttttttcctaatgctgATTGCTGGTACTTTTCCTGccccttcattctgttttatttttatttttatttttgtgctcTTCACTCTGTAGTGGCAGTGATAGCATGGATTATGATGACTCAAGCTCTTCTTACTCCTCCCTTGGTGACTTTGTCAGTGAAATGATGAAATGTGACATCAATGGTGATACCCCTAGTAAGTGTACTTGAGGAGATGGGCCAGCTCTGGGAGGGGTTGGAGGCTCTGGGATGGTGTGGTCTGTACCTGCCACCTTGGGTTTTGGCAGATGTGGATCCATTGACGCATGCAGCCCTGGGGGATGCCAGTGAGGTGGAGATTGCTGAGCTGCAGAACCAGAAGGAATCAGAGGAACCTGGCCCAGACAGCGAGAACCCTCAGGAAAACCCCCCGCTGCGCTCCAGCTCCAGCACCACCGCCAGCAGTAGCCCCAGCACCGTCGTCCATGGAGCTAATTCTGTACGTGAAGACTTGGAAGGGCGGATAAGTGAGAACTGTTACTTATGTGGGTCACACCTCCATTAGGAAGGCGAGGCTGAAGCTGTTAATTTGCCTCTTCATAGtcttcctgttttcctctctATACATCCCATAGCTTAGAGCCTAAGAGACGTAGTTTTGACTCCAGAAGGAACTCGTCGGGCTTTGTTCAGGGCTTAGCTAAGGTCCCCTTTGCATGGTTtgtggggacagagagcaggagtgTCATAGAGATCTTTTCTCACACATTCCCTTAGGATAGGAGATGGGAATCTAATAGACCTGGCTTGGCCTTGCCAAACTGAGGTAGGTAGGTATCACTGGGCACCAGGTgaccagtttttatttaatatggcCTTTAGGAACCTGCTGACTCAACGGAGGTGGACGATAAGGCAGCAGTAGGCGTTTCCAAGCCCCTCCCTACCACGCCTCCCAGCATTGGCAAATCGACCGCGGACAGGCGTCAGACAGAAATTGGAGAGGGGTCAGTGCGCCGGCGAACCTATGACAATCCATACTTCGAGCCCCAATATGGCTTTCCCCCTGAGGAAGATGATGATGAGCAGGGGGAAAGTTACACTCCCCGATTCAGCCAACATGTCAATGGCAATCGGTGAGAGCCTGGGGATTCCTTCTAGGTGGGTGACTGAAGGACCTCACCACAGAGGACCCCGGGTGAGGGTTAATCAGAAAGAGAAGTCTGAATGTTCTTGTGACCCGCCATCCCATGGTGGTGCCTTGATCTAGGCATATAGAAATTGTGGGAAGGGAGCGGTGACTGCAGTGTAGCATAGGGCCCACACTTCCAAGAGTAGGTACCCCTGCCTGGGGCTCATAGGTGCCACTGTGCATTCAAGGGCTCAAAAGCTGCTGCGGCCCAACAGCTTGAAACTGGCAAGCGACTCAGACGCAGAATCAGACTCTCGAGCGAGCTCTCCCACCTCCACCGTCTCCAACAACAGCACCGAGGGCTTCGGGGGCATCATGTCTTTTGCCAGTAAGTGCCTTCTGCTCTCATGCCTCTGTCCCGTTTTCTATGCAGTGGGGCCTGACTATGGTGGATGCTGCTTAGAACTTCAGAGGTAGAACTGGGTTGGCATTATCAAGCCCCAGTTCAGGTTGTTGCGGTGATAGTGAATAAGGTATTTCCAAGGGAAGTCAataaaggacagagacagagtagtCACTATCTTTATACCCAGAGATTTCAGTCTGTTTTGGGTAAGACAGCTGGTCAACTGAAAGATAgtcattatattaaaaatcatacacTTGTATGTATATCTTGTGGAAATATTCTGGTCATATTTGATTTGGGTACATATCTAATACCTTTTTTGCGTGGTGAAGGACTTTTTCATGAACATGCTTTGAAATCTATATGAGGTGACTTTTGTGCCTAGAGAATATTTCCAGAAATGAGGGGTGGTATCAGTTAAAGGTTGAGGACAGCCCAGGGGCCAGAGAAAGCCAACATTGGGTATAATTATGATTGTGAGTTTTTCTCAGAAGCCAGACAGGGACAGCACCAACTTTTGACCAAAAGTGCATTAACTGTATGGCTTTCATGCTGAGTTAGCAGTTGATGGGACATTTGTCCGTCCCCATGGGAGGTAGTCAGAGAAAGTTCTTACTGGGTTTTGAGCTATCCTGACAGTGGCCCCCATGTTTGCCCTGAATTAGACTTGGTCCTCTCTAAGGTAGATCAGAGGTACTGGGATTATgtttgaaaaggagaaagatggAGATGATGATATACTTATGCTCCTAACTCCTCGCTCTCACACCCTCCCCTTGATAGGCAGCCTATATCGGAACCACAGTACAAGCTTCAGCCTTTCAAACCTCACGCTACCCACCAAAGGTGCCCGAGAGAAGACCACACCCTTCCCCAGTCTGAAAGGTAACTACAGCCCTCCTTCTGCCTTACCAGGATTCTCCAGAAGATATTTCAGGCCTACGGGTGCTTGTCAGGAGCCCTGCGTATGACGAATCATTTGATCTGGCTGTTGCCCCTCATACCGCTTCTCATGGCTTTCATTGCACATTATGGGCTCTACTCGTTTTCAGATGGAAAGTGTCTTTGTAGCTGAAGAGACGGCCCTGTCGTATCATTTAGGATAATAGCAACTGAGATCACCGCTGCTTCTTAGGGGGAGCTTTGTCAGGTGTACATAATTAACACAGGGATCGTCAGCTGCTGCCAGTGATCTGCCAGGTTCCTGCTGCATGAATATAGGACAAGCTTCATCCCGATTAGCTGGCCCACTGAGGGATGCTCATAGAGAGCCTGGCAGTGTTACAGCGTCAGGAAGCCTCTTTGGCTTCCTGTCAACGTAGGGCCTGTGGGTGGGCCAGGTAGTATCGGTTGGCTTCTCCGGGCATTTAAGAccttatttgattttcatttgtgatCGCTGAGAGTTTGAAGAGCTCTTCTGCATTTACtctgacttttgtttgttttctctagaTGTTGTGCTGAACTATTTAATTACACTAGAAAGCATAGTGAGAAGCAGCTCCATATATTTTTCACCTGACTTCTCTTCCCAGTGATTAAAAATCCCAGGAATCTAAGGAGTGTTCTTTGGTGGGGCTGGAAACATAGGATagatgggcagagggacagaatAGCTAGTGGCGTAGGGGATTAACTAGCACTGTGGCGTAAATCTGCACCTGACTCTGTAGGTTAGGGGTAGAAAAGTGTTAGCGTCACCGGCTTTCATTTGATACAGTTGGGGAGGGGAGCAATTGAAGTGCTTTCACTGCATGCTCATGCTTCATTTGTGCACTTCCCACTCCCATCCACCTCCCATCCTCACACGCCAACCCCACGTCCCATGACAGCATCTGCAAGatgggtctcctctctctgcataCCAGCAAGCCCTGTGGACCCTGTGCTAGATGTTTCATGAAAACCAGCGGTCCTTCTTTCATGCATGTGCCTGTTTAGTACCCGAAGGTCCCTTGTGTCATGTACCCTGCCCCTGGCTCTGAGAGGCCATAGTCTTAAGAATGGTCTTTCCTAGAGCCTTGGTTGATTCCTGATCTCTTGGCTTCCAGCTCTGAGGTGCCTGAGAACTAAGGTTATGTGCACTAAGCTTTGGGAGAATCCTCAGACTATCTGACTTACAGCTCCATCGAGGGATATAGGGGTTGTGGTATCATGGTGCACCTACTAATTGTGTATTTTGTGTCCCAGTATTTGGGCTAAATACTCTAATGGAGATTGTTACTGAAGCCGGCCCCGGGAGTGGTGAAGGTGGGTCTTGCCCGTGAGCTGTGCATGATCTTTTTTTCCTAGCATCTTCTGTGCCTGCCTGAGGGCCATCCTCCTCATGGAGCAAGCGGTACCACATGGGTGACCTGCCTTGCCCTGTCCCCCGTGACGCCCGTGCTTGCCCGTGGGGCATGCTGCTGGTGCATGTGGAGTGGCCTGAGTCTCCATCCCCACTTCCTCCACATTGCCATGGCTGGTTTCTACCTATGTGTGATGCCCTGGGGTCACCCTCACCCGGCCCTTCTGGGGAACGGGTGTGGAACGTGGCTTCCCAGGGCTGTGCTGACAAGGCTGCTGGACTACAGTAGTGATGTCTCTCATTCCTACCTTCCTGGCTATAGGAAACAGGAGGGCCTTAGTGGACCAGAAGTCATCTGTTATTAAACACAGCCCAACAGTGAAAAGAGAGCCTCCATCACCTCAGGGTCGATCCAGCAATTCTAGGTAATCCATGGCTAAGCTATTACAAAAGATCTCTGATAGAGGTAGCGATTCCTGTACCACACTGTAGGGAGGCTCAGGAGTGGGAGAGAACCTGTCAGTTGGGTGGATGAAATCAATTCTTGGGAGCCCTGCGCATTCTGACTTCCCATGCAACAGTAGTAGCTCACCCTGGTGAGAAGAATGAAACAGCAGTGGTGGGTATGTGGGCACACCAGGCGATCTGGAgcggtggggggtgcaggggactTGCACCCCTGGAGGCTTGGCTTTGCGTTTTGCCCCTGGAGGCAAACATCTAGTCTGGTGAAAGAGGCGGGGTGCTCTGCAAAGAAGCCGATGACCACAGAAGCTGTGTGTGGACCCCGTAGTGAGAACCAGCAGTTCCTGAAGGAGGTGGTGCACAGTGTGCTGGACGGCCAGGGCGTTGGCTGGCTCAACATGAAAAAGGTGCGCCGGCTGCTGGAGAGTGAGCAGCTGCGCGTCTTTGTCCTGAGCAAGCTGAACCGCACAGTGCAGTCGGAGGACGACGCCCGGCAAGATGTCATCCCTGATGTGGTCAGTGTCTGGGGTGAGGAGCTGGAATCAACTGCCGGAGGGACCTGGACCCCGAAGGCAATTTTGCCCACTCCAGCCCCTGGGTTATTGTTGCAGGAGGTCAGTCGAAAGGTGTACAAGGGGATGCTAGACCTGCTCAAGTGCACGGTGCTCAGCCTGGAGCAGTCCTATGCCCACGCGGGCCTGGGAGGCATGGCCAGCACCTTTGGGCTTCTGGAGATTGCCCAGACCCACTACTACAGTAAAGGTAGGGATCGCACCAGCTGGGTGGGCGCTGTCCACAACTCTTCCACTCATCTCCAAAGAAGGCTTGTTCCTTCACAGGTTTCCCAGTGCCAGGCTGTTTCCCCTCAGGCTTCggggtttcc encodes the following:
- the MADD gene encoding MAP kinase-activating death domain protein isoform X9; protein product: MVQKKKFCPRLLDYLVIVGARHPSSDSVAQTPELLRRYPLEDHAEFPLPPDVVFFCQPEGCLSVRQRRMSLRDDTSFVFTLTDKDTGVTRYGICVNFYRSFQKRMPKEKGEGGGGSRGKEGPRATCASEEVGTESSESGLSLQPPNADSAPEVNQSPRGKPRAKAGSRSRNSTLTSLCVLSHYPFFSTFRECLYTLKRLVDCCSERLLGKKLGIPRGIQRDTMWRIFTGSLLVEEKSSALLHDLREIEAWIYRLLRSPVPVSGQKRVDIEVLPQELQQALTFALPDPSRFTLVDFPLHLPLELLGVDACLQVLTCILLEHKVVLQSRDYNALSMSVMAFVAMIYPLEYMFPVIPLLPTCMASAEQLLLAPTPYIIGVPASFFLYKLDFKMPDDVWLVDLDSNRVIAPTNAEVLPILPEPESLELKKHLKQALASMSLNTQPILNLEKFHEGQEIPLLLGRPSNDLQSTPSTEFNPLIYGNDVDSVDVATRVAMVRFFNSPNVLQGFQMHTRTLRLFPRPVVAFQAGSFLASRPRQTPFAEKLARTQAVEYFGEWVLNPTNYAFQRIHNNMFDPALIGDKPKWYAHQLQPIHYRVYDSNSQLAEALSVPPERDSDSDPTDDSGSDSMDYDDSSSSYSSLGDFVSEMMKCDINGDTPNVDPLTHAALGDASEVEIAELQNQKESEEPGPDSENPQENPPLRSSSSTTASSSPSTVVHGANSEPADSTEVDDKAAVGVSKPLPTTPPSIGKSTADRRQTEIGEGSVRRRTYDNPYFEPQYGFPPEEDDDEQGESYTPRFSQHVNGNRAQKLLRPNSLKLASDSDAESDSRASSPTSTVSNNSTEGFGGIMSFASSLYRNHSTSFSLSNLTLPTKGAREKTTPFPSLKVFGLNTLMEIVTEAGPGSGEGNRRALVDQKSSVIKHSPTVKREPPSPQGRSSNSSENQQFLKEVVHSVLDGQGVGWLNMKKVRRLLESEQLRVFVLSKLNRTVQSEDDARQDVIPDVEVSRKVYKGMLDLLKCTVLSLEQSYAHAGLGGMASTFGLLEIAQTHYYSKEPDKRKRSPTESVNTPVGKDPGLAGRGDPKAMTQLRVPQLGPRAPSAAGKGPKELDTRSLKEENFVASIELWNKHQEVKKQKALEKQRPEVIKPVFDLGETEEKKSQISADSGVSLTSGSQRTDPDSVIGVSPAVMIRSSSQDSEVSNSSGETLGADSDLSSNAGDGAGGEGSAHLASSRGTLSDSEIETNSATSTIFGKAHSLKPSVKEKLVGSPVRSSEDVSQRVYLYEGLLGRDKGSMWDQLEDAAMETFSISKERSTLWDQMQFWEDAFLDAVMLEREGMGMDQGPQEMIDRYLSLGEHDRKRLEDDEDRLLATLLHNLISYMLLMKVNKNDIRKKVRRLMGKSHIGLVYSQQINEVLDQLANLNGRDLSIRSSGSRHMKKQTFVVHAGTDTNGDIFFMEVCDDCVVLRSNIGTVYERWWYEKLINMTYCPKTKVLCLWRRNGSETQLNKFYTKKCRELYYCVKDSMERAAARQQSIKPGPELGGEFPVQDMKTGEGGLLQVTLEGINLKFMHNQVFIELNHIKKCNTVRGVFVLEEFVPEIKEVVSHKYKTPMAHEICYSVLCLFSYVAAVRSSEEDLRTPPRPVSS
- the MADD gene encoding MAP kinase-activating death domain protein isoform X12: MVQKKKFCPRLLDYLVIVGARHPSSDSVAQTPELLRRYPLEDHAEFPLPPDVVFFCQPEGCLSVRQRRMSLRDDTSFVFTLTDKDTGVTRYGICVNFYRSFQKRMPKEKGEGGGGSRGKEGPRATCASEEVGTESSESGLSLQPPNADSAPEVNQSPRGKPRAKAGSRSRNSTLTSLCVLSHYPFFSTFRECLYTLKRLVDCCSERLLGKKLGIPRGIQRDTMWRIFTGSLLVEEKSSALLHDLREIEAWIYRLLRSPVPVSGQKRVDIEVLPQELQQALTFALPDPSRFTLVDFPLHLPLELLGVDACLQVLTCILLEHKVVLQSRDYNALSMSVMAFVAMIYPLEYMFPVIPLLPTCMASAEQLLLAPTPYIIGVPASFFLYKLDFKMPDDVWLVDLDSNRVIAPTNAEVLPILPEPESLELKKHLKQALASMSLNTQPILNLEKFHEGQEIPLLLGRPSNDLQSTPSTEFNPLIYGNDVDSVDVATRVAMVRFFNSPNVLQGFQMHTRTLRLFPRPVVAFQAGSFLASRPRQTPFAEKLARTQAVEYFGEWVLNPTNYAFQRIHNNMFDPALIGDKPKWYAHQLQPIHYRVYDSNSQLAEALSVPPERDSDSDPTDDSGSDSMDYDDSSSSYSSLGDFVSEMMKCDINGDTPNVDPLTHAALGDASEVEIAELQNQKESEEPGPDSENPQENPPLRSSSSTTASSSPSTVVHGANSEPADSTEVDDKAAVGVSKPLPTTPPSIGKSTADRRQTEIGEGSVRRRTYDNPYFEPQYGFPPEEDDDEQGESYTPRFSQHVNGNRAQKLLRPNSLKLASDSDAESDSRASSPTSTVSNNSTEGFGGIMSFASSLYRNHSTSFSLSNLTLPTKGAREKTTPFPSLKVFGLNTLMEIVTEAGPGSGEGNRRALVDQKSSVIKHSPTVKREPPSPQGRSSNSSENQQFLKEVVHSVLDGQGVGWLNMKKVRRLLESEQLRVFVLSKLNRTVQSEDDARQDVIPDVEVSRKVYKGMLDLLKCTVLSLEQSYAHAGLGGMASTFGLLEIAQTHYYSKEPDKRKRSPTESVNTPVGKDPGLAGRGDPKAMTQLRVPQLGPRAPSAAGKGPKELDTRSLKEENFVASIGPEVIKPVFDLGETEEKKSQISADSGVSLTSGSQRTDPDSVIGVSPAVMIRSSSQDSEVSTVVSNSSGETLGADSDLSSNAGDGAGGEGSAHLASSRGTLSDSEIETNSATSTIFGKAHSLKPSVKEKLVGSPVRSSEDVSQRVYLYEGLLGRDKGSMWDQLEDAAMETFSISKERSTLWDQMQFWEDAFLDAVMLEREGMGMDQGPQEMIDRYLSLGEHDRKRLEDDEDRLLATLLHNLISYMLLMKVNKNDIRKKVRRLMGKSHIGLVYSQQINEVLDQLANLNGRDLSIRSSGSRHMKKQTFVVHAGTDTNGDIFFMEVCDDCVVLRSNIGTVYERWWYEKLINMTYCPKTKVLCLWRRNGSETQLNKFYTKKCRELYYCVKDSMERAAARQQSIKPGPELGGEFPVQDMKTGEGGLLQVTLEGINLKFMHNQERKVFIELNHIKKCNTVRGVFVLEEFVPEIKEVVSHKYKTPMAHEICYSVLCLFSYVAAVRSSEEDLRTPPRPVSS